The genomic window tttctaaggCTAAAGGTCGTTAATTTATAGTCTTTGAGCTATTTAAGCGCCCAAGTGGcgaaagaaataatatttgtgaGATTAGCATTTTAAATTCATGCTACATTAtcgaaaaaattgttatcaacCACGTGGTCGTCACTGCCGTTTGtcatattcatttaaaaataagttgtgCACACGTCCGATGCAGGCGCCTATCAGAGAGCAATGGAAACTCAAAGAACGATCCAACCCACTGACAAATTGAAACATTGGCATTGGCAAATTATAAGTTTTCAATGATATTGTGCAGTGTTGCCATTCTCATATAATAAATGACATAGTGTTTCCTTATTGCTATATCTCTGACATATTTGTTAAAACTTACataaacacaacaaaaacttACGCAGTCCCGTTATATTGTAAAAAGCACTGCGATCTGTCTCATCAGTTTCATCATCGATCACAGAAAAAGTACGTGAATTAACAATGGATAATTTATGGACCAAAAAACCTAAGAAAAAAAAGAGATATTTAACTTAAACGCCTGCTTTAACTTAACTGCCTGGATTATAGGTGTGActctaactaaataaaaatatgatgtaGAAACTAAACATCAGATAAAaccacttaaaaaataataaagctaAATTTTTTCGCCCAGTTCACACAATTTTTATTGCTGAACCATACCTTCTCTGTGAAAAGCGGAGTGTTTTCAACACATAAATCAAACTTATGAAATGCGTACTTCGTTCAATAGCTCTGAGATTTATTATGGTTTCATTTTTCTGTGGAACGTTTTAACTCAGTTTCTTGGTTGTTTTCTTTGGTCAGAAACAGAAAGTTATAGTAACTAAGAGCTGAAGGAaaactgaatttaatttaacacttTTTGATAAAGAAAAAGGCAGCACAtggaaacatttatatttaaaaaaaggagagactaacctaacctaacctaacattagttaagttacaaatatgaatatttatgttaAGAATTAGAAGCGCAAACCAAATTATCGCtcacttgaagccaaaataAGCCCGTTAGCTACACAcgcataaattataatataacattcttgTTTCTAATAATGTCCAAAAGGTCGAATACACTTACGAGTATAATGAAGTGTCACTTATATTTAAGAACCCTTAAATAagccaagttagttttttattaccgtcgcaaccccactatTGTATGTTAGTTATAAACTCATGTATTAATCGATTAAAGCCACTTgacacccagcttcaaacaaagagtttaATTTAGAGTTTTGAAAATCCCTCAAACAACCGCCAAAGAACTTAACTCAAGTTAAAGAGAAATAGCATTTCTGAAAACTATGGTTATTCACGTTAAACTATCGAAATACCTTATCAATAAGTACCTACCGATTCCTAATTTCGAATACTTTAGAAATTCAAACAAATCGTCCACATGTTTATAGTGAGTTTAACTAAATCCCAGACCACGTAAGCGGACCAACAACTTTTGTACATAATCACAGCTAATCTTTCGCGTCACATTGAGAGGAcggaaaatgaaatatttagtcAGTAGAAAGCAAACTTTACCCCACTGAAATAAGGTATGTATTACCGTACACTAGTAAAGCTAATTATGTAGACATTTGGTTtagaataaaatgttattcagCCTTTGTCATCCTCACGAGAGTACGATGAAacgaaatgtatttattattgcgAAATATTTTGTAGGGTAGCATGTACTGTTGAATACGTCTGGgagttaattttgtattttccttataacttatttaacgaaatattTGAACGTACATTTCAAATGACGCCAaagttttgtataaattattgatttagttttaatggTTCGTTAAGAAGACAACAACAGCCTtgctattctgtaactcactattcgaactctcacagcggttttcacaatTTGAAACACTAAACTACAAgctatcagaatgccaaatcgtaaaatgactgcttcacgactgatttgagcgcgaccgacgctgcgaaaaccgctgtgagagttacagaatcgcaaagcTGAAGACAAATATTACTTCATATTGTGACAGAATTGTTCTAGATATGATGTATGTCTACTACATGactaatataaatgtatcgtTTTTATGTATCGATGTTTTAATATGAACCGTATAGAAAAAGGTAACTACTACAAAATATTGCCTAGTAAttagacatttatttaattctttttttctcactttcgagcgatctctttcaGGCCGTGAATGCCTGTGATGCTGGAAAGCGATAAAGCTGTCTGTTGCCCTACTTctgatataattattttgactgTGTATTTCTTGCAATGaagtgttaattaataaataaataataaaaaaatcaggaaACATGGAAGATAAAATATTCGATTCatgcataaataattgattgaaTTGGGCAGAAGTGTCTCAAATATTACCAAGAGACTTAGCTTATTTCTCTGCGCTTAATAATATACCTTATAaatgcataaaaatattttgttccgTAAGATATGCCAAAGGCCCAAATACCATATCCCGTCAATAGGTCTGGAGCAGACACATATCTGTATCTGTATCCATCACTTTATTTATAGGCTTTATAATAAGGCTGGTCTTTGACATCGGTTTCCTTACAATGTTGTCTGTTCCAACCCATACACAATACACTaaaagctccctccttatcagaatgccaaatcgtaaaatgactgcttcaagACTGATTTGAGCACGACCGCCGAGGCCTCTGCGAAAACTGCTGTgagagtttgaaaagtgagttccAGAATCGCAAGTCAGAGTTGAGAATCACACACTTAAGTCACGAAGCTTGTCGTGTACACTTACCAGGTTactttaaattactataaatctattatattttaataatttcacaaatataaatatatgacattattaataattgatttcATAAAGTACTGATCCTGGATTTCACACTCTCTTCAATCTTACAGGCATATAGAAGTTTGGTGTATTTCAGTGGATTTGATATGCCGTTGCATCTGTCGATATAACGGCGTTttctaactttatttaatttgaatcaaGCGGTTAGTTTAGTTGCAATGTTTATCGACATCAATTTACAAGTCAACGCTCAGGAGCCCGCTTTTATATGATAACTTATTGATTTATATGTTTTCTTTGTCCATtctaatatgaatatttttcaaatcagCAGCGCATCATTAAGTTATAGTTGAATTGTAAATTACAAGGCACATTGAAATATCTAGTAATTAGTGTATAGTTAACGCGTCGTAGCTTCTACGTTAAGAACATCTGTCATACGTGTATAGCATCATAGTAATGACAATGAAATGTGTGAAACTATCCAATATGTACTCGTATATAAAACCATTTAACTAAGATTGATaacagtaaatatatataatagcgTACTCTTTATTCAATTGCGGATCCAGTAGCGGTTTACTCAACAAAGATCACGCAAGCAGCTCGTTAGTCGTTACTACAGTAACGAGCGTCGTTATCTCGTTATAACCGACCGCAGGATTTGTTTGagataaaatcataaattaagaaaatatgcTTGATTTCAACCAGCTATTACTTGTAAcccataaattatttttatctcttTACAATCATCCCATAGTATAGGGATGTATTTCACCTAAgcaagtaatattaataaaatagagcGTAAGAAAcagtatataaaatttaacaatccaatataactattattattaaattattgatcaAAGCTACTGAATTCTTTCCGCATTTATAAATTTAGCGCAGCTAATCAATTAGCTATGTTCTATACTGTCGAAGTTGCGGCTCGGGAGTTTTATAATAGAAGTAAAGCCAGTCCCGTGAGTCGGGTCGTGACGCGgccaaattaattaattggatttattttgtttccgttgaagtaaaaatttaaattattgtatccTTGAAATTACGGTATTTTTGGTTAAGAAAATAATccaattaaatatactattatcatgttttaaataaactagtgATAATCTACGAAATTACAGGACAACGTAAGGTCCATCAAGAAGAGTCTATCAATGTCTTTAAAGTAGGAAATGAACTGTTACAACGGTTTAATTGACTGTCCCGACTTATTGTCGCTTTTACTTTTTCACGCCCCTTCTTCACACAATACAAGCTAAAcccaactatttaaaatattagacCGAGGACGGTctaatacaaactatttacgTAACTCAGTCATGTATAGTTTACCTTCAGATTATAACAgaaattaccagcaaatagatatatttaatgtatctaaaaaatgcttaagaaattatataaaaactctaGTATCCTTTATTAGGTAGAATGACTTTGTTATTCCTCATGAACTATGAATCTtagaatttacaatttattataaatacatatacctattctttgtattttttgtatttgtataggtgaaactgtgctttgtgtatgtttaaatgtgtattccgtttttggcttttatgtatagtgtaattttttgaatattgtatagtactcgtaagtagctgtaggaataccgttaagcaaataaataaataaatactcgCGAGCCTCTAGCAATGTGagtttagatttaaaattgaaaaaggaTGATGGACGGAGAAGACACTTTCCATCGAGTGTGCCTTTTAtctgttatataaaagtaaGTAAAGCATTCTTAGGCTTACACGCCCGATCCCAGGACTGATAGTCGACTCCTGGTCTAAAGGTCAACAATGATCTAAAAATCAGTGATTGTGTAGAATTATTGATATCTGATTGACTAATCAATTTATCTTGTAAGTAGCGTAACCCTCTGTAGCTTCtaacttgaaataaatttagctTGCACAATGCGTTACCAGGGAAACAATGAGAAATATGtacagatatttaaaatgtaaagtgttgttttattttattgaacaaatAACTTGTTATTACAGGTCATTTTAAtgcaataagtatttaaaattacctaTACAAAGAATACACATATAGTCATATACGAAACAttaacatacatttaataactaattattaaaatgtttagttatattaaacattacatTTAACCGCAAAACCGTTTACCCTTCCCGatatatattatcataatttattgGTGACTTATATACAAAAGAACCACAAACgttagattatatatatttggacCTTTTGCGGTTAAGGGATAGCGTAGTAGAAGTATTATCGGTACACATAAAACCAAAGGTCTGTGGTTTTAATCAGCCGAAAGAAACCGCGCTTATTTTATTACCATAAGTAAACATGtccgttttaattaaatttgggcGAACGgattaagtaggtatttgatctggaaattatattcttaattaattaaccaaCTTCAATAACAgggttttattgatatttggCGCCGTAGAATTGGTGCATGCTAGCCAAACTTTACGCTTTTCTTATCAAGGTAagacatttatgtttatataaaactacttttatatgcatttgtcgcgctcctaaacaagactgctatggttacattaatacaaaccacagcggttttctaatgtaacatattgtgattatattatattattttgtaaaataaagaaataaaaaaaaatgtaattttttttttcatatttttttttgtagaaaaatatgttaaatagtatgtattttaattcaaatgtaAAGATAGAATTGTAAAGCTCGGATTTCGGAAGTCGGTTAAATATTATCATGGATTAGGTATTCAATATATCACTCCCGTTTAAGCTTTCCATCAGAATTTGGACTgtatctaatttatttaagtaactaCTATAACGATAGTTTAAGTCACCTTCCTAAAATTTGCTGTAaatatcatacaaaatatacttaacAGAAATAAGTAGTACTTAATCATACTAGTTACAAATGCTATTGGTAACATATCTACGTTACTTTATACTTAGGACAGTCAGGGAACCTTAAAAATAAGattgtgttaattaaaaaataataataataataaataataaggcGGAAAGTACATTTATGAATAAGACACTCACAGAAGCTTTCCCATTAATACAATGTAAGATAAAACTACGTCTCACTCTTATTATTCTAAAGGGTTATgcattgttaataatttaagctaAGAAGTTAAGCTTCGCGCTAAAAATGACATTTTTGCTCCGCGAATATTTACGATCATAATATTAAGCCTAAAATATTGAGTAGTAAGGTTGTTTATACAcgattttcattaatttttgtatgttgatTTCATGTATGACTGACGGAGTATATAGTGCCACGAAGTGACGTATAACGCCCGGTCAATATTGCGCATTTTAACTGTACCAAATCGGATGGGCTtgaatatagattattttaaaaacaatagctCCATAACTATAATACtcgtaataaatacaaaattagtgTGCCAATCTAGCTATGTGCATATAACTAGAAATTCGTTCCAAGGCAATTCCAACCCgctattcataaaattttgtcAAGAAATATATTCAACTCACACTTTTAAAGTAAGTTGCTTGCTAAAGCCTTAAATTACGaaactaattatttcaataatgtTAGAAAGTTCTTGGAtatgatttgctccagttcatcACTATCTATTGCTTGATGTAATAGGTAACACGGCTGGATCTCCTGGTTGCTTTCCAGAGTCGAGGGCGATCGTAAACATCGGCGTCTTGTCATGTAAGGTAAGGTAAGGTAAGCAAACCGTGATGCATGTgttatcaattattttattattcttttttatttatctgacAAACTTCCCAGTTCATGGAACGTCATGCTCACTTAAATGCTTGTGGTGGCGTCCATACGTCGGATTGTTTCTCGTCCTATAATATGGCGAGTGGGCCGGGCCATGTGTTGACTGGTGACGTAAGGGGCCGCTTGAACGGTTAATTGTGGTGACTGGTGACGGACTTGGATCGATATTTAggatatgtattaattattctcAGCCTTGATACTACACGTGTTGTTCTCACATTATTTAACTGCATGCTCCTCTGCCCTGTGCCTTGCTGATATAGGTGAAACGAtatgttttcttatttatattattccttacaaacattttgtgaaAAAGACTTGGTGAGTTTAATTGACGGAAATTTTATTGCTAGTTTATTAAGTcttacgcccttgatttgataactggcagtaaattaatttagagTCATTAGATTTCttactgacgttcataagtgtacattaccTACAGAAATCTTCTATACGCTAAAGGACATTAACccttttatatgaaaatcaCTTTTCGCTAAATGTATTACGTTTTATCTACTCGCGTGTATACAGCctaatcattttataaaagaaaagagAGGCCAACGCCGACGTTATCTTTATGAGAGACTTATCTGGATATTTTTTCTCGCTATTTTGTTGAAATTTGCTCCGAAATTGTGTCTTGTTTTACCAATTTTACGCAAAACAAAATGGAGACACGATGTGACAAGTTATCTAACACATTCACGTCACGCTGCTTTCTTTGTTTTCCTACATAAGTGAAATTTATGGGATTGAAACGTgagaaataacattattttaatgttcacAATAACGAAATCAAAGATGTAAACgctttgtaatatatattatgcatGTTTAAACTAGCTAAGTCCAGATATTACTTGCGTATCCAGTTGTAGTTTGTTTGTCTGTCTCgaaaaatttacttaacaaAACTAAGTAATTGTCAAAATTGTAATTCCTTTGCgttagaaaataaacaaactcttgtgtatatatatataagtaaaaataaatgtaaattcaaagccgctaatataaagatattgatGATATAGGATTCTGTCAGTGTATTTTTGTCTATTCGTTTTCAGATCTGTCAAAATGATtgatatgaaaattaaatagtttttcttaTTTGCGTGGATGACAGCTatgataaaatgatttttaaaaactatttgcaAATTTATATTGCACTACGAGTATGCCTATTTGCTGGCgtataatgatatttttacgTCTTTTTCATCAGTAATTTTAACCAAGTCGATTGTGCCTGAATCGATCAGGAATGAAAGAAAGCGATGaagattttaacttaattaatcaatattaGTGGGACATACGTATTAGACACATAATATGTTAACTTTACAACAAGCAAAgtcaaagaataaataaagtcACGTGGACATGAGGTAAGAGCCTAATTTGATGGGGTAACTTTTAATGGACGCCGAGTAACTTGAGACGTTATCTCTGATAACTTTTTACGAGTTCTTAGTAATAACTTTTACTGTATCATTTGGCTGCAAATTAATGAgaactattttaaaaagataagATACCgcagtaattaatatatataaataaaaaaaccagcggcgctacaacctctttaggtatttgcctcagatttcacagtgttggcctagtggcttcagcgtgcgactctcatacctgaggtcgtaggttcgataaccggctgtgcaccaatggactttctatgtgcgcatttaacatttgctcgaacggtgaaggaaaacatcgtgaggaaaccggcttgccttattATGCCCCGTATTCATggtaaacatttgtttagCAACAGTTGCTAAACATTGTTGGTGAGCGGCGAGAATGTTGCTAGCAACTATGTTTAAATCAATACAGGTTGTCCACACGCCAGTCTGCGTTAAAATGTTGCCCGAGGAGGTAGTGTTGTTGTGTTCTCTGTATCAGATGTATAGAatctctaataaaaaaaagagaaaaagatGGTGGATTCGAAATTATCTTTTGCAAAGAGAAAATTTGATGAGTGACCTCAGAATGACAGATGGATCATTTTGTAACTTTACGAGAATGTCGAAAAGTGATTTCGAACATCTTCTAGAAATGATTGGTCCATCAATAGCCAAAAGGGAAACAAATATTCGTCAGCCAGTTTCACCTCAAACGAGGCTGGCTATTACATTACGGTATCTTGCAACTGGAGATTCATACAGTTCTCTTTCATACACATTCAGAGTATCAAAACAATTGATTAGCAAAATTATACCAGATGTATGTCAAGAACTAATTAACTCACTAGCAGGATATGTCAAGGTACAAGAACACTATTTGTGTaatcaagtattttattaattaaaaaacacaaaaaaaaaacagtgtatGCTATTGCGTTGATTCATCACTGAGATAGTTAACTAAGTTTAGTATAGCCGAATCTTCTGTTTCGTCTCGTAATGCATCTAGTCTATTTGTTTCGTGTCTCTCAATTTCCCTTATTTCAGTTTCCTGAACATTATTTGGTGTTGATGATGGATGAGAAGATGCCGTTTGATATCCATATGTATTATATCGTcccatttttaattcatacagtatattattaatatggtaCTTTGCCTGTGTCACGGCTTGGTCATCTTTAACACTTCTTAATTCAGCAGCAATATATTCACCATATATATCAAATGGATCCTTCTTCTCCCTTTCATCCATCTTTTTTTTAGCACTTTTCAAAACCtctaatatttcatttgattCATCTGTCTTATTTCTTTTCCTCGAAGATGTAGATGTTGTAGCATTCGGCCTTGGTGATTGAGATGGCTCTGACTCCATACCACTTTCAAGTGCATTGTTTTCATCTACctgtaaattattatcttattatatatttatttattttttaggttcCAAGTTCGGAACAAGAATGGAAACAAATAAGTCGTGAATTCGAAATACGATGGAATTTTCCACATTGCATTGGGGCCATTGATGGGAAACACGTTATGATTGTGGCGCCAAATAATTCTGGAAGTGAAtactacaattataaaaatcagttCAGCATGGTACTTATGGCAATTGCAGATGGCAATTACAACTTTATTTACGCAAATTATGGAGCTAAGGGTCGGTCGTCCGACAGTGGAATATTTCAAGAAACACCGTTTTATAATGCATTGTTAGAAAACTCACTTAAACTGCCACGGCCTGAACCAATAACACAAGGCGGAACAGAAATGCCGTATGTAATTGTAGGTGACAGTGCTTTCGCGCTAACGGAGAACATCATGAAACCATATCCTGGCATTCATGAACGTGGGAACAAAAAGCGTATATTCAATTACAGACTATCAAGAGCTAGGAGGAttatagaaaatgtttttggCATTTTATGTGTGGTGTTCCGTGTATTCACTAAACCTATTCCGTTAAAACCAGCCAATTGTGAACTCGTGGTAATTGCTTGtgtatatttacataacttcTTAAGACGTAACTCAGTTTCCAGATCCATATATACACCTCCACAAACTTTTGATTTTGAAGACTCTGAAGGTAACCTATTAGAAGGTTCTTGGCGAAGGGAACTAAGTTCGTTTCCTATGATTGATTTGCAAAGACGGGGCAGGCCTGCATCACAATCAGCTCTTTGTATTAGAGAACAGTTTGCCGATTACTTTATAACTCCAGAGGGAAGAGTTCCATGGCAAAATAATGTAgcgtaattgtaataattttacagacaatagtataaaacaattatatacaaaaacaacttACTGTTTTATTCATAGTATCCGTTTCACCAGAAGTAGTTGCaccacataacaaaaattccaATGGCTCGTAATAAATCCATTTACATTTTTCTATTGCGCCGCTGCCTGTAGTTTTTTTTGCCGACATCTTTTTTTTCTCTCTAGTAAATTGAGTACGCAGTACATGTATTTTAGTTTCTACGTCTTTTTTGGGTATATTTAGGACTTGAGAAATTTCTTCGAATGCATCGTTCTTTTTGTTTCTAtctttgtattgttttatagaacaatCCCATAATAATGGTTTTGAttgaaataattctattaattgcattattttatcattgctCCACACTACTGCCATGTTTATAAACTGTTGCAAACTCGTCCACACACGTCAACAATTGTCGCTAAACTGATGTTTACGCTTGTCGGGCGAGAGCTTGTCAACATGATGCTGTCAACTCTGCAACACGCAGTGTTGCCAGCAACATGTTGACAGCAACTCCGCAACACGTTGATTCAACTTTGTTGCTCAACAAATGTTTCCCATGAATACGGggcattagacccaaaaagtcgacggcgtgtgtcagccaCAGTaaactgatcacctacttgcctattagatttaaaaattaatatatatacctagaatatctaatatttttcttttggtTAATTATGCCCCGTATTCATGGGAAACATTTGTTGAGCAACAAAGTTGAATCAACGTGTTGCGGAGTTGCTGTCAACATGTTGCTGGCAACACTGCGTGTTGCAGAGTTGACAGCATCATGTTGACAAGCTCTCGCCCGACAAGCGTAAACATCAGTTTAGCGACAATTGTTGACGTGTGTGGACGAGTTTGCAACAGTTTATAAACATGGCAGTAGTGTGGagcaatgataaaataatgcaattaatagaattatttcaaTCAAAACCATTATTATGGGattgttctataaaacaatacaaagaTAGAAACAAAAAGAACGATGCATTCGAAGAAATTTCTCAAGTCCTAAATATACCCAAAAAAGACGTAGAAACTAAAATACATGTACTGCGTACTCAATTTACTAGAGAGAAAAAAAAGATGTCGGCAAAAAAAACTACAGGCAGCGGCGCAATAGAAAAATGTAAATGGATTTATTACGAGCCATtggaatttttgttatgtggtGCAACTACTTCTGGTGAAACGGATACTATGAATAAAACAGTaagttgtttttgtatataattgttttatactattgtctgtaaaattattacaattacgcTACATTATTTTGCCATGGAACTCTTCCCTCTGGAGTTATAAAGTAATCGGCAAACTGTTCTCTAATACAAAGAGCTGATTGTGATGCAGGCCTGCCCCGTCTTTGCAAATCAATCATAGGAAACGAACTTAGTTCCCTTCGCCAAGAACCTTCTAATAGGTTACCTTCAGAGTCTTCAAAATCAAAAGTTTGTGGAGGTGTATATATGGATCTGGAAACTGAGTTACGTCTTAAgaagttatgtaaatatacaCAAGCAATTACCACGAGTTCACAATTGGCTGGTTTTAACGGAATAGGTTTAGTGAATACACGGAACACCACACATAAAATGccaaaaacattttctataaTCCTCCTAGCTCTTGATAGTCTGTAATTGAATATACGCTTTTTGTTCCCACGTTCATGAATGCCAGGATATGGTTTCATGATGTTCTCCGTTAGCGCGAAAGCACTGTCACCTACAATTACATACGGCATTTCTGTTCCGCCTTGTGTTATTGGTTCAGGCCGTGGCAGTTTAAGTGAGTTTTCTAACAATGCATTATAAAACGGTGTTTCTTGAAATATTCCACTGTCGGACGACCGACCCTTAGCTCCATAATTTGCGTAAATAAAGTTGTAATTGCCATCTGCAATTGCCATAAGTACCATGCTGaactgatttttataattgtagtaTTCACTTCCAGAATTATTTGGCGCCACAATCATAACGTGTTTCCCATCAATGGCCCCAATGCAATGTGGAAAATTCCATCGTATTTCGAATTCACGACTTATTTGTTTCCATTCTTGTTCCGAACTTGgaacctaaaaaataaataaatatataataagataataatttacagGTAGATGAAAACAATGCACTTGAAAGTGGTATGGAGTCAGAGCCATCTCAATCACCAAGGCCGAATGCTACAACATCTACATCTTC from Pieris napi chromosome 12, ilPieNapi1.2, whole genome shotgun sequence includes these protein-coding regions:
- the LOC125054713 gene encoding protein ANTAGONIST OF LIKE HETEROCHROMATIN PROTEIN 1-like yields the protein MLLATMFKSIQVVHTPVCVKMLPEEVVLLCSLYQMYRISNKKKRKRWWIRNYLLQRENLMSDLRMTDGSFCNFTRMSKSDFEHLLEMIGPSIAKRETNIRQPVSPQTRLAITLRYLATGDSYSSLSYTFRVSKQLISKIIPDVCQELINSLAGYVKVPSSEQEWKQISREFEIRWNFPHCIGAIDGKHVMIVAPNNSGSEYYNYKNQFSMVLMAIADGNYNFIYANYGAKGRSSDSGIFQETPFYNALLENSLKLPRPEPITQGGTEMPYVIVGDSAFALTENIMKPYPGIHERGNKKRIFNYRLSRARRIIENVFGILCVVFRVFTKPIPLKPANCELVVIACVYLHNFLRRNSVSRSIYTPPQTFDFEDSEGNLLEGSWRRELSSFPMIDLQRRGRPASQSALCIREQFADYFITPEGRVPWQNNVA
- the LOC125054716 gene encoding protein ANTAGONIST OF LIKE HETEROCHROMATIN PROTEIN 1-like, producing MLLATMFKSIQVVHTPVCVKMLPEEVVLLCSLYQMYRISNKKKRKRWWIRNYLLQRENLMSDLRMTDGSFCNFTRMSKSDFEHLLEMIGPSIAKRETNIRQPVSPQTRLAITLRYLATGDSYSSLSYTFRVSKQLISKIIPDVCQELINSLAGYVKVPSSEQEWKQISREFEIRWNFPHCIGAIDGKHVMIVAPNNSGSEYYNYKNQFSMVLMAIADGNYNFIYANYGAKGRSSDSGIFQETPFYNALLENSLKLPRPEPITQGGTEMPYVIVGDSAFALTENIMKPYPGIHERGNKKRIFNYRLSRARRIIENVFGILCVVFRVFTKPIPLKPANCELVVIACVYLHNFLRRNSVSRSIYTPPQTFDFEDSEGNLLEGSWRRELSSFPMIDLQRRGRPASQSALCIREQFADYFITPEGRVPWQNNVA
- the LOC125054717 gene encoding uncharacterized protein LOC125054717; this encodes MAVVWSNDKIMQLIELFQSKPLLWDCSIKQYKDRNKKNDAFEEISQVLNIPKKDVETKIHVLRTQFTREKKKMSAKKTTGSGAIEKCKWIYYEPLEFLLCGATTSGETDTMNKTVDENNALESGMESEPSQSPRPNATTSTSSRKRNKTDESNEILEVLKSAKKKMDEREKKDPFDIYGEYIAAELRSVKDDQAVTQAKYHINNILYELKMGRYNTYGYQTASSHPSSTPNNVQETEIREIERHETNRLDALRDETEDSAILNLVNYLSDESTQ
- the LOC125054714 gene encoding uncharacterized protein LOC125054714; its protein translation is MAVVWSNDKIMQLIELFQSKPLLWDCSIKQYKDRNKKNDAFEEISQVLNIPKKDVETKIHVLRTQFTREKKKMSAKKTTGSGAIEKCKWIYYEPLEFLLCGATTSGETDTMNKTVDENNALESGMESEPSQSPRPNATTSTSSRKRNKTDESNEILEVLKSAKKKMDEREKKDPFDIYGEYIAAELRSVKDDQAVTQAKYHINNILYELKMGRYNTYGYQTASSHPSSTPNNVQETEIREIERHETNRLDALRDETEDSAILNLVNYLSDESTQ